agaaagcggagagGGACCTTGCTCGCatgcaaggcgagatgttggagcgagatgcgcaactcgctcgtgatcatgcgaggGCCGTTCGTAAGGaggaacggaagggcaagagggagatCGTCGAGGCGATGAAGAATCGTGCCTCTCAGTTCCAGATCGAGTACGGGAACCTCAAGGACGCTTACCCTTTGGTGGGCGATTACCGTGAGTATCGCAGTTCAGTCGGGAGTCTTTGGAAGACGCAGGCGGACGACTACGTTTTCGAGAAGGAGATGAGGGTAATGAAGGACGGCATGAAAGACCTTGCTCACGCTGAGGCGCTCATTCCTCCGATCGATGGGAGGAtccagggattctgggatcccatcctggTTTCTCCCGATACCGAAGAGACCACGACCGAGTTTCCTGGCGATTgtgaggaagtggatcgtcccgcggatgcgatTGGAGCTTCGTTGTCCGGGAACTTTTACTTTAGATGTGTATCGACTATAGGAAGTTGAATGCTGCCACAAGGAAAGATCACTTCCCTTTACATTTCATTGAACAAATGTTAGAAAGATTGGCAAATCACCACTATTATTGTTTTGTTGACGATTACTTCGGATTTTTCAAAATCCCTATACACCTTGACGATCCAGAAAAGACAACTGTTACATGCACTTATGAAACATTCGCTTACCGCAGAATGCCTTTTGGTCTTTGTAATGCTCCCGCCACTTTCCAAcgttgcatgatgtcaatcttcACAGACATGATTAAGGACTTCATGGAAGTTTTTATTGACGATTTCTATGTGTATGGATCCAGTTTCAAAAACTGTCTCGATAACCTATGTTAAGTTTCTGCAATatgtgaagaaaagaacctcgttctaaattgggaaaaatgccaCTTTATGGTTAACGATGGAATCGTCCTAGGACAAAAAGTGTCCACTGCTGGTATAGAAGTAGATCGGGCAAAGATTGAGTTGATGACCAGCCTGCCTGCACCCACAAACGTAAAAGATGTGAGAAGTTTTCTCTGGCATGCCAGattctacaggaggttcataCAAGATTTTAGTAAAATCGCTAGACCTCTCACCTCCCTCCTCTGTAAAGAAGTGAAATTCGACTTCACACCAGAATGCGTAAAATCTTATGAGGAGATAAAGAAAGCCCTGATAACTGTCCCCACTGTACAAGCACCTGACTGGAATCTTCCTTTTGAAATTATGTGCGATGCGAGCGATTTCGTTGTAGGTGCAGTTCTAGGCCAAAGGAAAGACAAAAAACTACATGCAGTTTACTACGCCAGTCGAACACTCGACGAGGCACAAAGGAATTACGCAACAACATAAAAAGAATTGCTTGCTGTAGTTTATGCATTTGAAAAGTTCCGCCAATACCTGGTTGGATCGCGCATCATCGTTCATACTGACCACGCTGGgatcaaatatttaatgcaaaagaaagatgcgaAACCACGACTCCTGCGATGGACCCTTCTACTCCAAGAATCCGATATTGAGATTAAAGATAAAAGAGGAGTAGAAAATAGGGTTGAagatcatctttcccgaatACGAATAGAAGATGACGTTCCTATCGATGATTTCTTGCCAACAGAAAACGTTTACCAGACGGATTCATTCATCGGAAATGTATGTCTCACTTTTAAGGAAATGTCGATTGACGACAACGATGCAATCGACAAAgctatgtcgatcgatactccagATGATCCAAATAAAGGAATAAATCCCATAACCCTCACCCTCGATGTAAAAGTAAATGTTGCGTATAAGAAGCTGCACCCTCACAATGATTTCCCCGTAGACGAAAGTCTGCATCGGGAAGTGCACGCAATCGGGAAAGGTTCAAAGACCAGACCTTGGTACGCTGATATAGTGAACTATCTAGCTGCTGACATAGAACCCAAAGAGTTGAGAGGTTATACAAGGAAGATGTTTTTGAGAGAAGTTAGAAGATATTATTGGGACGAACCATATCTCTACAAACACTGCTCTGACGGGATGTATAGACGCTGCATCGCTGGACATTTTGCAACCTTTAAAACGGTATCAAAAATTCTTCAGGCAGGATTTTGGTGGCCAACTATGTTCTGTGATGCTCATGTATTCATAGCACAATGCGACAGATGTCAACGAAGGGAAAAATCAGTAAAAGACATGAAATGGAACAAAAATCTATTCTAGAAGTAGAAGTATTCGACTGTTGGGGAATAGATTTCATGGGTCCTTTCCCTTCTTCTTACGGGTTGATTATGTGTCAAAATGGGTCGAGGCGGTAGCTTCCCCAACAAACGATGCATCCGTAGTTATCAAACTTTTCAAAACATTATCTTCCCGAGATTTGGAATTCTCCGAATAGTCATAAGTGACGGTGGATCCCATTTCattaacaaattttttgaaGGATTACTCCGTAAGAACAGAATGCACCATAGAGTTGCTACACCCTACCACCCACAAACGAGGGGGCAGGTAGAAGTCTCAAATCGACAGATCAAagaaatcttagaaaagactGTTGGAACATCTAGAAAAGATTGGTCTAGAAAGTTGGACAATGCACTCTGGGCTTATCGGACTGACTGCCTTCAACACTCCTTTAGGAACCACCCCATTTCACCAGCTATATGGAAAATCATGTCACTTACCGGTTGAGCTGGAACACAAAGCAGCATGggctattaaattattaaatttcgacatcaaaccagCTGCCGAAAGGAGATTCGTACAGCTCAACGAACTGAATGAGATTAGACATTTAGCCTATGAGAGTTCAAagatatacaaagaaaaaacgagagcatatcatgataaaaaaaaatcatttccaGACAATTTGAACCCAATGATCAGTTGCTGCTATATAACTCTTTGCTAACGCTGTTTCCCAGAAAACTCCAATCTCGTTGGTCAGGTCCTTTCACTGTTGTGAACGTAAATCCTTATGGAGCCATTACgctaataaataataaaggaGACGAATTCACGGTAAATGGCCAACGAGTAAAACACTATTGGGCTAAACCGCCAAATATAGGGCCTATAAAATTAGACCCCCTTCCTGATAATTAGAAAAATCGAACATCGAGTCAAGCTAAGGACTTGAAATAAGCGCTGAATGGAAGGCAACCCATTTTCAGTTTTcgaatttatagaattttaagaaaaaaaaaacttctgcGGAAAACATAACGTTTGTCGATCGACGAAGACCATccgtcatcgatcgatattaaatgAACAGACGCGGACTCATATTAAGTTGACACTTAAGTCGACATTCACACATACCCGAAAACCCTACGAAAACATTCCCATCTCTTTTCTCTCCCGTTTTTTGGCCAAATCCGACGATTCCTTCGCTCAATCCACTTGATTCTCAAACCCCCTATTCGCTTAGATCGCTTAACTCACGCATCATCATggtatgaaaataaaaatttctaaatttttgttCTTGCTAGGGTTGAAATGGAGAATGAGCTAGAACCGGGATTTTCGGGCCCTTATAGATCAATTTATGCTCAAAGAGTGATAGAATAGGGATTACGGATTGATTCAACCGATTATATGTGCCATGCAAATCGAATTGCATCAAtgggtttttgcaggtttccGCGAAGGTGAAATCAACCGATGATACACAACTTTCATTGTTCGATTGTCACAaacgaatatcgatcgacatcgaCCAGataacgtcgatcgatattgcacCAAACCATCAAACCGAACTGAATTCCTATTTTCGTTTATGGTGTTTAGTTGCAGATGTATGAAAGGAGGACGAAGCGGAGGTTTGACGTAGGTGGCAGTAGCACAGCTCCGCTACCACCACCGGCCGCGACCAGGACCCTTGGCCACGCGAGCGCGAAGACGAACCTATTACGCTCTTTGACCACTTCGAGGAAACACACAAAGTGGCGAAGAGCTCGAAATGTAGAAAACGTGCGATCGAGGACACTTGGGATGACTATGACAACATATTCTACAATGAGTTGCTGAAAGTCTGCATCGAGCCAACGCGATTCGTCGATCCAGACGTAATCCGGGCTTTGGGCATCAAATCCGACCTCAAGGACTTGTTCGCGGAGCTGGGTATGGGGAACATGGCCACTTACCCACAGGTTCTCTACCTGGAGTTAGTCCGTCAGTTCATGGCCACGGTGAACGTCTACTATGCCCACGAGAGGGCAAAGGGAGCTAACGAGGGTGTCTTGACCTTTTTCATTCGCGGCATCCGCTACAGAGTCCCTCTCTCGACCCTCTGCACTATATATGGGTTCGAGAACGAGCGTCAGCACGCCGTCGTACCCGATTTTGTAGGGATCTCGACATTTTGGGGACACATAGCCACTGTCTTCTTCGAATCCGCCAAGACTCTTCAGACGGACATCCGTCACCCGACTCTGCACTACTTCATGAAGGTCCTTCCCAACACTCGGTTGTGCAAGATGGAACCTAGTAAGGTTCGGATGAAGGGGCTCACATTGGTCTATTACGCGGTGAGGAGTTTGGTTCACATGGAGGATATCGAGGAGCCCTCAGACGACGTGTGGCCCAACATTGGAGCCGTCTTTGCTGAGAATCTGGTCAAGCTCAAGATGAAGTCGTTCCAGTCAAAGGgaaagaagaaggagacggTCGGGAGCCTAGTTACCCCGATTTTCATACATTGAGGAGTTCCATTAGACGATGCTGAGATGGATGACCGGATCGTCTACATGGATGCAGCACATCTCACGAGCACCCAGCTCAAGGAAGACCGCGACTGGTGCTTCAGGGATGAGAGTGGCACACACTTGGTGAGGCTGCCACTTTGTACACTCACGGATTTCGAGCATGGCCTTGCCAGCATTCAGTTCCGCCCTGACCCACGCCTCCTCCGAACCCCAGCGATCATGCCACGCCGTTACACGGTCCAGCGACCTGGAGGACCTCAGTCACATCAGCCCGAGGCCGCACTCCCACCATTCCCACCTATGCCATACATGTCTACACGCCCTGAGAGAGATTTCCAGCGCATCGTAGTCGATGCTCTCACTGGTTCGAGCAGGAGAAGTGTGTGAGCCTGCTCACCGTTGGCAGCAGGACCATCACGCCAGCGCAGAGGCATCTCCAGCGACGACACCACTgatgaggactagtcctcatatttctatccctatatacttatgttttcttttatattcGTACTATTAAGATTTTCTTTCGAACTTATTATTCTATGTTATGACTGGAATTTATCTATTTTGCTAACCTTGCATGTGTTTGGATTGTCTAACAGAGCTAACATAGCTGAATGATACTGATTTTATGATGAGATAGACAACTTGATATGCTTCGGCTAGCACATAAATCTTCTGTTTTTGCGCTATGGATCGACGAAGAGGTACttacgtcgatcgacggtgttGCGcttatatcgatcgatacattGTTGTGTATATTGATCGACACTCGAGACAGAGGGGTACACACATTCTTTTCTATTGTCTAACATCCAACTTAGTACTTCTTATTCATTCTCTAACCAACCAATCTTCGACTGAATATCACTGGGAACAGTGAAATTTAAGTTTGGAGGAGGTACTCACTGacattagtttattcatgaattttttaaaatcatattttcaaaaaaagaagtttttattgagtcaagaaggagattatgaacttattatatttttgcttgttatctaaccactatttagcaccattctagacttattgattgcagatagcactaaagatactaaagtggattaacatgtcaactatgttacacttaCTGAGATTGTTTAAAGGAACCatagctgacctccaacactaaacctgacacaagtgcttgtcttggggcttggtatacatgggatcggattcttcaaacaagtctggaaggtaaagccttgtgtagatagatttatcatcctctctctttctattttcgaaaaaaataatatatatatatatatatatatatatagagatttgtttaggaaggaattcgaacatgaattggtggctacaaccattaaggcttgcttcatatgaattctataggtaaaagattagaacaagacttggtggctacaaccattaaggcttgcttcacaaataatcctaggatatatgtcaaaaagaagtgaacaggacatggtggcaaccaccattaagtcttgattcatggaagtctatccaatcttggtcaatgatcttgcaaatataagcagaccttgactgagagagaaaattagtagagaaaGAGGATAGGAACTAATGTGTACCTGCATGTCCAGATGCTTGTTTGAAAAttcttgcatcctgtgatcgatactcccaaggtaaagccttcacttttatttatgttaagaaatgaggttggtagaggggaatgtcggatatgatttgctaagttatcagccatggtatataagtattttaatatatatttactactatatagagtctatttagagtatttacaggttcaggtacgttctagagaaatatggtgattttggagccttttgaggtgcatAACTGCAAAGACGTATCAGATGTGTAGCTATATATGGAGCccttcccaccgttagattcagcccatcttttgacaaatgatagagctttgagttagctttccaattccaccggtttgaggtcaatcagcatcctgtagcagacgTTATGCCaattttactgaagagtggtcagtctgccttgcgagaggaagctgtcgaggagatgaaggactgtcgatcgatgaaacaTCATTGGTATCGGTCGACAGTGATCCCAGAAAACCGGCCAAGCCTGTTTTGTGACTAATTTAGGCCCAGAAGTCACCACATATTACTAATATACCCTGGATGACCTGAAACCCTATTTTATTGtctctaagccattgttgacggctatgcttcatactattctagagagagagcttaggattggagagagagatctgtacaccttgagagagggaagatcttaaactccctttgtttcttactttgttctgttttatttatctattgagTATTAtacagaccatcataactatgtgctttatgaatatgtctgagtagttcttgctgttaggtttagggttctcaataggttgatacaTGTAATACTGAATTAAACTGTTGCTAGGGTGTTTAAAAAcatagttcttcatctagttgttcttaaagctaagtttaaaATTGATCATCTTTTAAACTTAGAttttaggattaattgagatcaAGCTATTGCTTGAcccaatacctgaaaataaactagtatgatctaactgactagatagagacgagagttgatctagtgagttatagaatataaatcaaacatgTCCGTAAAGTTTTCTggaagaagcatcgatcgacgcagcaacagctctgtcgatcgatattttaaaaggtgtatcgatcgatgttcttaacgaatcatcgatcgacactttcttgcgATTAACATACGAtagttgaaatccgagatccatATTAGATAATCAGATTGATTATATCTACTTCAATTATGAAAAGGTAGCTATCTAATATGCTCAAATTAACCTTATGCtactctcttaaataagaggttcagttgtagcacttaaggatcgaatccacataaACTCTAAGATTACACAATAGATGCGTTGTTTTCGAAATAAAGCTAGaacagtaaaaaataaaatgcagTAAATTGAGAATTAAACAATAGTGTGTAAGTTACGACGATGAGGGGAAACTATAATGTGGTGAAATCTCAGGTACAATAGGAAGGCAAACTAAATAGATTACCAGAGATTTATTATAGAACCATTCTTGAACTCAGACACAAGTTTTAATCAATCAACTCTCGCTGCGAAGATTTTCTAATGCTTAAACCTAGGATTCCAACTCTCATATGTAAATCCACGGGGAGTGTTGATCGATACTACTTCTAAGTAAGCTTTAGCGAACAGGTTTGATATGTTCTCTAACcacctagaccaactctcgtatgtgACTAGTTGATTAGATCATCTCAGTTTCAATTAAGACAATAGGCCAAGCTCCCGGTTGCGCCAATTAAACCTAAAATCTAAGTTTAAGAAATACACGTTGATAACAACATAATAGATAGTCTCAGAGTAAAACATAGTAAATAAAAGTAGATAAGTGCggatgatatcactcaaatttcTCACTGAATAACTTTATTCTtccaaataagaggttcagttgtagtacttacaCATGGTTATGGGACCCGTAAATGTTACAGAAGTCTAATACCCCTGATCAAGAAAGTCAAAGTACCTTCGTTTGACCTCTTGACCCTCTCGTTGACGTAAATGATTTGAACCGTGGCCATGAACTGTCTGACTAAATCAGGGTAGAGATCCTATGACTTAGTATCCATAGTGCCCATGCCCAACTCTCTAAACATCTCCTTCAAGTCAGAATGAAGGCCTAGCTTCTTCACGACTTCCCTATCGACAAAACGCATGGGTTCAATGGTAACGCATGCCAGGCATTGTAGTACAAGCTGTCATAGTCGTCCCACCATTTAGCTATATGTCGGATTGGTGCATGCCTCTTACCTCACtgcatacatataaattataattaaaaataatttattataaattaattgtttggaaaattatatatttgcatTATATTTCAAAAGATTATCTGCTATATTGTTTGTGTAGATCTAATATGAAagaattttagtttatattttctatttgtttaaaagaaaacaacatataccaaatactataaatttgtacaaaaaataatacaaaatctaaaataaccGAGCCATATGAAActaacaaatttaataaaattaatgtacttagaactaatattttatagttCAATTCAAAAGAATAGATATTCAAAGGAATATACATAATCCagtataatcaaataactactAACCAAACTATATATAATCCAAAATGCATGTATAACTAAAATAGTAGAAAATGTTCaatttaattcatataaattataaaacaatttaaaattctaagtaaaagaaacaaaataatagtaaattattttgttttattactattatttttttgtgtatatttAAATCATaggaaaatcacctagtattTTAGTAGTTTTAGGAGCATCAATTACTGAAAATCGTCTTGTAGAAACAATGGTTTAGATGCTTCAAATCAAGGATTTTGTCAGGTTCGAGTCCTGTCATGGGCAGAAATTTTTACTCTGCTTTTAGGCAGTATCTTATACTGGGCCGGTGCTGCCAATGAGAAACTGTAAAGAATAAACCGTTAAAATTGAATCATACTCGCATggttttctttttctgttgtGGTGAGTTCACACTTTATATTATAAAGTAACATGTTATAAATCTTGTCGCGAGTTCACACTTAATATTTATAACCTATTGCTATAAATCTGTAAACTGTGAACCGTTTAAATTGGTTACATATATTAgagattaaatattattttattctgaGAAAAGGACAAATTAGACGGCATCCAAAACCAAACTGGACACCACTACACAAAGTCATAACGAATATAAATTCCGCTATTTATTCTTCCAAGTTAATTTACGTTACTGCATGTTGTCTATTCgtaattataactttttatgAAGTGTAAATCAAAAGAAATGGGCAAGTACAACGTTATTAGACGacgacaaaaagaaaaaggaaagtatACTAGACGTGTCATCATCAATTAGTttgaacataaaattaaattttgtttcggTCTGTTTCAAGGGAAACTCTTATCTATGAGCTtcacaaactcatcaaaatcaATTTTCCCATCTCTATTCTCATCAAAAACCTTAACCATTTTCCTACACTCCATCTTTGTACACTCGTCGTAtcctaataaacaaaaaacatgtttCAACTCGTTTTCATCTATAAACCCATCTTGATTCTCATCAAACAGTCTAAACGCCTTCTTCACTATCTCCTTACCCGTCATTTCAGTCTTCTCGAGTAAGTATTCTTCCCCTTCTTCTATCAAACGTTCATATAAGACTTCCGAGTCATCGATCATCACCTTGACTTCTTCCACCGACATCTTGTTGTTATCTACTCGACTTGGTACGAAAACTTTCTTAATGATTGGGAGCTCGATCATATTTATCTTCATGTCTTTTGTTGATGCAAAGAGAATGTATGCATTAGAGAAGAAGAGCTGTAGAGGATAGGGAAAATATGAAGAGAAGTCTTGGATCATCATCATGAGATTGAGAATGAACAAGAAGGTGGCAATGGTGAGAAGAGAGATTGGGCTAAGAGCAGACGAATCCTCcatattagtttaaatttatttgtgTGGAATACCATAAACAGTTTTTGATAATAATCTTTTTCTCTTTCGTTTCGAAGGATGGATAAGAAGTGCGTTGAGCATGGTCCAGTTTTATAGGAGGTGTTTTACATTCTACTGTAGTTAGTTATCTTTTACAAAGACCAAAACGAATCTTACTCATAAAGTCCGCGAGAGAAGTCAACGGAAATTGTTGAGAAACTACAACAATTCTTTTGTGAGAACAGAAACAATAATGCTATCTAAAATTCACCGCaaatgaattttcttatatctatactattatttgcgaagtaaatttttggaatcgagctctcacgttaaaagttagagtgattaatatcgtttatacccttaatgaataaaacatataaataaattaaaaaataaaaacgaaattttaattgatttgaatagataattagttaatattaataatagtaagaattatctaaaatctgtaaatataatttttttaaaagataatttctgtatattttgtattgttatctgaaaaattcttttagtaaaaagttaaaaaaataaactatataactaaatattaatcaaataaaattcttaattttataattaaaaatagaatatgaattatccaaaatctaaaaatataattaaaaaaaagataatatatatatatatatatatatatatatatatatatatatatatatatatatatatatatatattgtattgttatctgaacaaagtattttagtaaaaatttaaaaatataaattatataattaaatattaatcaaataattttatttaattatataattaaaacataatattgagttattttaagatttattttagtataataaagATAGTGTACaaataacttttcaaaaattatgaaatgtttaagcccgcattgcgggcaaaacacctagtaatAACATAAAGAGAAAAACTAAGAAACACATTTAAGCAGATactatattcattaaaaattcCTGAATATAACCATAACCATAATATTAGTCAGTAATTTCGTTGTCTTATTTTGAAagtagttgtttttttttcaatctcgAATTGTACCGAAATTTCTCTAGTGCACCTTCTAATGATTGGTTAATAATTTATTTGCATTTCTATATAATAttgaattagaaaaataaattcaatTCTGATTATGCCCAAGatataattttagaaattaaaGTTGAAAAGTAAGTAGGAGCTAGTGTCTTTCCTTATCTTGGACTCCAGTTCATGTAAATTTCCATGCAATTTCCGGATGACGTTTTCGTTTTCATTCAACGACCCAATATAGCAATAGCTAGACAGACCCCTTTGGATTATTTCGCTATGTGGAATATTGAAATTCTCTTCAGTTTCCGACCCACGATGAATTTGTGAGATAACAAGTTaagtcccacatcggatattagacaaaagaaaatctattatataaagagaaatccaactctaattagtacgaggccttttgggaaggaaaccaaaagtaaatccatgcggacCAGTTTCTAaagcccaaagtggacaatatcgtactaataagATAAGAAAGAGTTGGACACGGGATTtcacaatcccaacaattggtatcagagcggtttGACAAAGAGATGCAAGAAGACTAAAATACCTTTTAAGTAAAGACGGGtagaagaggaaaaagaaagTATGTTGCAGAAACGTCAGAAGATCATGGAACCTGTGATGTGTTGTGGGAGAAACATTCTAAAAGAAAGCCCTGCGATTACTGGTACAAGGCGGTGCCGAAGATGATTCGCCGAAGGAAACATATGAGATGAATGTGGTTCTTAGCTTGAGGGAGAAAATGTGAGATAACAAGTTaagtcccacatcggatattaGACAAAggaaaatctaatatataaagagaagtCCAATTCTAATTAGTACGAGAccttttgggaaggaaaccaaaacTAAATCCATACGGGCCAGCTTCTAAAGCTCAAAGtagacaatatcgtactaataagATAAGAAAGAGTTGGACACGGGATTTCACAATCCCAACAGAATTTTTGgtataagttttttttggtcGTCATCTATTCTTAATTTTCTTATAGTTCGCGTTGTATTTTTTCACgttgtatttttttctaaaataaaaataaaaaaaacaagggTTCACGTTGTATTTTGTTTCTTGTCAACACGTAGTATTGTTTTTTTACTACggaaatttaaacaaaataaaatatcatagtaCTTTCCTGAATGATCTGTGTACACGAACTAAGCCATACAAAATTTTCCAGCTAAGAGTTTCTGGATAGGTTCGGGTTCAATACTGAAAGagttgtaaatttatttataataatttcttttaacgTTTaagccattctattactcaaatttgAAATAGTCTGGAATAATCAAACCGTcatagaacaaccaacaaaataaAGAGTTTTGTGAAGAGATCGAGTAATCCTAGCTAAGAAATCGGTAGTTACATTTTGTCCTCGAGGAGTATAGC
This genomic interval from Brassica napus cultivar Da-Ae chromosome A6, Da-Ae, whole genome shotgun sequence contains the following:
- the LOC106351767 gene encoding probable calcium-binding protein CML47; translation: MEDSSALSPISLLTIATFLFILNLMMMIQDFSSYFPYPLQLFFSNAYILFASTKDMKINMIELPIIKKVFVPSRVDNNKMSVEEVKVMIDDSEVLYERLIEEGEEYLLEKTEMTGKEIVKKAFRLFDENQDGFIDENELKHVFCLLGYDECTKMECRKMVKVFDENRDGKIDFDEFVKLIDKSFP